The genomic segment TCGTCTTCGTATCACCGTTACCGGCGGCAGATTTGATGGTGCGATAATCGGCGGCCGCCGCGGGCAGGTCATGCGCGTTAAAGTCACGCTGCCACTGGCCGAGCAACCGGTCCTGTCCAACCTGCAATTTGTCGCGGGTAAGGTCGGCATATTCTCGAGCCAGTTCGTGTTCCGGCGAAAGACTCAAGGCCGCTTCGAAGCTGGATAAGGCGCCGGTGAAGTCGCCTGCTTTGTAAGAGGCCATGCCCGTTCTGAACAACGCTTCCGCCGCCTGTGGAGCCAGGGCGGCAAGGACGGGACATTTGGATCCCACGGACCGGAGCAGATCCAGAAACTTGCCGGTCTGCCCGCTTTCGACGTCGGTGCGCGCCTCGGTTTGCGCCGCATAGCAGCGCTCCTTCGCCTGTTCGGATCTGGCGTCATCCGCCACCGAGATCACTTTCGGCGAAAACTGCTGGGCATCGAGCATGTAATCCGGATTTAAAGCGAAGAGCTCCATGAGCGAGGACTTTGCCTTCGCGTTGTCGTTCAAGCCGAGATACGCAAGCGCGAGACGCAGTTTTGTATCGATTCTGTCGTTCAGGTCTCCGTGCTGTTCCGAGAGCGTCTGGTCAATCCGCGTCAACAGTTCAACCGACTCGCCGAAGTGAGCGCTGTAATATAAGGCCTCCGCATGGGCCAGGGCGTCTTTAATTTCGGCCTGAGGTGAAGGGCCGGTCAGGGACTGAAAACCGGCTAACAAAACGAAAACGATGTGAAACATAAAAACCTCTAGTGAAAGTCCACCTGGATTGTCGTGTCGTTTTCTGTCACCCGGTGGGTTTTCGAAGTGAAATTCGGATTCTCGAACACGAGAACGCCGCCGATCGGAACGCTTATGCCGCTGAGGGGCGTCTGTCCCAGCTCGCGGCGCGAAGCGCCGTCGACGAACACATGAGCCCATGGCTTCGCATTGATCTGGACGGTTGTTGGAAAGGTGACGGACGCGCTTGTGGTGTCGTCGGCCTTGATCTCGTGAGTAATCACAGTGCGCAGCGCACCATGACGGTATTCCAGGGTTTGCTGTCCTGCCGGCAACTGCAGCGTCGCCGGCGTCGATCCGAGATACTTCCCGCCTTGATAGATATCCGCCGCCGTCGGCGAGCTCACCGCGAGTCTCCCGAACGAAGGCGGCGCCGGCGCAGCAGGAACCGGAGCGGGTACAGGAGCGGGATGCGTTGTTTCCGCAACCTGGAGCGGGGCGGTTGGAGCGGCGGAAACCTCCTCCGGCGTCAGGGAAAGCTTCGCGTCCTGCACGACCGGAACTTCAGACACGGATGCCGCGAGACTCGACTGATCCGCAGTCTGTGTTCCTGGACCAGGCGTATAAGCGGTGGATGCCGTGCTGGAGCTCATCCCGTGGGTTTGTTCAATCCAGACCAGGCCGCCTCCGAGCGCAATAATGAAAACCATTCCGAACAGAACCTTCGATTTCGATCGCTTTTTCTTTGCACTCCCCAGGCTTGCAAACAACGGCGGCGCGGTGGCAGTGGCTGTAAACGACAGATCATCGTCGCGCAAAGCTTGCTGCGGCTGTGGTGGCAACTGTGGCGGCGGGGCCGGAGACGGATTCGGAGCTGGAGCCGGCGCAAGCTTGACGGGCACGCCTCGGACACTCTGCAAAAGGATACTGGCCTCTTCGTTGTCAGGATCCATGCGAAGCGCCTTGATCAGGATGATCTCGGCTGCCTTTCGATATTTCCGCTTTTCCTCATCGCTGCCGGCCTGCTCAATCAAGCCTCGCGCGTCGCGCAAATCCTGTTGAATATTTGTCTTCGTGAATTCTTGATTTGACATATGGCAAGCAAGCGCTGGCACGGGGCAGGCCATAAGTGCGAAATCATTGAGGGGAAATGGCTTAGCGCTTTCAAGGACCGGCTTGTTCAATAAACTTGGTGGAAATTCGACAGAAAAGAGCCCGGCGCTGCCGGGCCGCTACGCAGTTCGCAGACACGCAAATCCGCCGTTATTGGTAAATCAACCTGAACCTTACTGTGACGTTTACGGAGGAACGGGTCGGAGCCCCATTTAACCTGGCGGGGGCATAGCGCCATTGCCGAACCGCTTCGACGGCGGAATCGATCAGCAATGGATGGCCGTCGATTGCGCTGACGTTTTCCAGTCTGCC from the Terriglobia bacterium genome contains:
- a CDS encoding tetratricopeptide repeat protein; the protein is MFHIVFVLLAGFQSLTGPSPQAEIKDALAHAEALYYSAHFGESVELLTRIDQTLSEQHGDLNDRIDTKLRLALAYLGLNDNAKAKSSLMELFALNPDYMLDAQQFSPKVISVADDARSEQAKERCYAAQTEARTDVESGQTGKFLDLLRSVGSKCPVLAALAPQAAEALFRTGMASYKAGDFTGALSSFEAALSLSPEHELAREYADLTRDKLQVGQDRLLGQWQRDFNAHDLPAAAADYRTIKSAAGNGDTKTITQVTEAYRKALSGLVDSWNKTCAGTETANMKAIRGQITDLLPEPSFGEDLRNQMKPCAEEAKVALAAAQPVVTKVNTPQGCMEMQSPLAMARLKTRVAPVITDDLRNYLKNKGGVLVHVKVRIGETGDVTVTGVQESNPLLAKTVQDAVRQWKFTAIRDTTGIRCVDTDIPLALKLGE
- a CDS encoding PEGA domain-containing protein; protein product: MSNQEFTKTNIQQDLRDARGLIEQAGSDEEKRKYRKAAEIILIKALRMDPDNEEASILLQSVRGVPVKLAPAPAPNPSPAPPPQLPPQPQQALRDDDLSFTATATAPPLFASLGSAKKKRSKSKVLFGMVFIIALGGGLVWIEQTHGMSSSTASTAYTPGPGTQTADQSSLAASVSEVPVVQDAKLSLTPEEVSAAPTAPLQVAETTHPAPVPAPVPAAPAPPSFGRLAVSSPTAADIYQGGKYLGSTPATLQLPAGQQTLEYRHGALRTVITHEIKADDTTSASVTFPTTVQINAKPWAHVFVDGASRRELGQTPLSGISVPIGGVLVFENPNFTSKTHRVTENDTTIQVDFH